From one Planktothrix agardhii NIES-204 genomic stretch:
- the carB gene encoding carbamoyl-phosphate synthase large subunit → MPKRTDIKKILLLGSGPIVIGQACEFDYSGTQACKALREEGYEVVLVNSNPATIMTDPETAERTYIEPLVPEIVAKVIEKERPDALLPTMGGQTALNLAVALARNGTLEKYGVELIGAKLEAIEKAEDRQLFKEAMEKIGVACCPSGIANTMSEAIQVGHQIGSYPLIIRPAFTMGGTGGGIAYNQEEFEEIAQSGLDASPNSQILIEQSLIGWKEYELEVMRDLADNVVIICSIENIDPMGVHTGDSITVAPAQTLTDKEYQRLRDASIKIIREIGVETGGSNIQFAVNPVTGDFIVIEMNPRVSRSSALASKATGFPIAKFAAKLSVGYTLDEINNDITKKTPASFEPTIDYVVTKIPRFAFEKFPGSEPVLTTQMKSVGEAMAIGGTFCESFQKALRSLETGLAGWGCDRSEKLSSLDHIRSGLRTPNPERILTVRNAMLLGMTVEEIYELTGIDPWFLDKMQEILETEKFLKRTSLPELKADKLLAVKRQGFSDRQIAFATKTTEDEVRTYRKGLGVKPVYKMVDTCAAEFESTTPYYYSTYWEEDEILPSTKPKVMILGGGPNRIGQGIEFDYCCCHASYSLRADGYETIMVNSNPETVSTDYDTSDRLYFEPLTKEDVLNIIEAEEPEGIIIQFGGQTPLKLALPLQRALEKTTLKTKIWGTSPDSIDIAEDRERFEKILRELNILQAENGMARSFKEALKVAKRIGYPVVVRPSYVLGGRAMEIVYSDEELERYMLFAVHVEPDHPILVDQFLQNAIEVDVDAIADQQGNVVIGGIMEHIEQAGIHSGDSACSIPYQTLSEAAVTTIRRQTIELAKALNVVGLMNIQFAVQGENVFILEANPRASRTVPFVSKAIGVPLAKIASRVMSGKSLIELGFTEEIIPTHVSVKEAVLPFAKFPGTDVLLGPEMRSTGEVMGIDTEFGKAFAKAELAAGQVLPLSGTVFISVNERDKQAIVPVVRDFLALGFKVTATIGTRKVLWENEVKVEMELKLHEGRPNILDAIKNQAVQLAIITPSGEESRSDGILIRRSALAYKIPIITTIAGAKATVAAIHSLKSTPLEVKAIQDYYI, encoded by the coding sequence ATGCCGAAACGTACAGACATAAAGAAAATTTTGCTCCTGGGTTCTGGGCCGATTGTGATTGGACAAGCCTGTGAGTTCGACTATTCAGGAACTCAAGCCTGTAAAGCCCTGCGGGAAGAAGGCTATGAGGTGGTGTTGGTCAACTCCAACCCAGCGACAATTATGACCGACCCAGAAACGGCCGAACGCACCTATATTGAGCCTCTAGTTCCCGAAATCGTGGCCAAGGTAATCGAAAAAGAACGTCCCGATGCCCTATTACCCACAATGGGAGGTCAAACCGCCCTTAACTTAGCCGTAGCTTTAGCCAGAAATGGCACCTTAGAGAAATATGGAGTCGAACTGATTGGGGCCAAATTAGAAGCGATTGAAAAAGCCGAAGATCGGCAACTGTTCAAAGAGGCGATGGAAAAAATCGGAGTAGCCTGTTGCCCTTCGGGAATTGCCAATACCATGAGTGAAGCGATTCAGGTGGGGCATCAAATTGGTAGCTACCCCTTAATTATTCGTCCAGCCTTTACCATGGGAGGAACTGGGGGTGGTATTGCCTATAACCAAGAAGAATTTGAAGAAATTGCTCAATCGGGTTTAGATGCGTCTCCCAATTCTCAAATTTTAATCGAACAATCCTTAATTGGTTGGAAAGAATATGAATTAGAGGTGATGCGGGATCTGGCTGATAACGTGGTGATTATTTGTTCGATTGAAAATATCGATCCGATGGGAGTCCATACGGGGGATTCAATTACCGTGGCTCCCGCCCAAACCTTAACAGATAAAGAATATCAAAGATTGCGGGATGCTTCGATTAAAATTATCCGAGAAATTGGGGTAGAAACCGGGGGATCTAATATTCAATTTGCGGTTAATCCCGTGACTGGGGATTTTATTGTAATTGAGATGAATCCCCGGGTGAGTCGGTCTTCTGCCTTAGCTTCCAAAGCCACGGGATTCCCGATCGCTAAATTTGCCGCGAAATTATCGGTGGGATATACCTTAGATGAAATCAACAATGATATTACTAAGAAAACCCCGGCTTCCTTTGAGCCCACAATTGATTATGTGGTGACAAAAATTCCCCGCTTTGCCTTTGAGAAATTCCCTGGTTCGGAACCTGTTTTAACCACACAAATGAAGTCCGTCGGGGAAGCGATGGCGATTGGTGGAACCTTCTGTGAATCCTTCCAAAAAGCCCTACGATCCTTGGAAACTGGGTTAGCAGGTTGGGGTTGCGATCGCTCAGAAAAACTCTCTAGTTTGGATCATATTCGTTCCGGTTTACGCACACCTAACCCAGAACGAATTTTAACAGTTCGGAATGCGATGCTGTTGGGAATGACCGTAGAAGAAATCTATGAACTGACCGGAATTGATCCGTGGTTTTTAGATAAAATGCAGGAAATTTTAGAAACGGAAAAATTCCTCAAACGGACTTCTTTACCTGAGCTAAAAGCCGATAAACTGTTAGCAGTAAAACGGCAAGGATTTAGCGATCGCCAAATTGCCTTTGCCACCAAAACCACGGAAGATGAAGTCCGAACCTATCGCAAAGGATTAGGAGTCAAACCTGTTTATAAAATGGTGGATACCTGTGCGGCGGAATTTGAATCGACCACACCCTATTACTATTCAACCTACTGGGAAGAAGACGAAATTTTACCGTCTACAAAACCCAAGGTTATGATTTTAGGCGGTGGCCCTAACCGCATCGGACAGGGGATTGAGTTTGATTATTGTTGTTGTCATGCCTCCTATTCTTTACGGGCGGATGGTTATGAAACAATTATGGTTAACTCTAACCCAGAAACTGTTTCTACCGACTATGATACGAGCGATCGCTTATATTTTGAACCCCTAACTAAAGAGGATGTTCTGAATATTATTGAAGCAGAAGAACCGGAAGGAATTATTATTCAATTCGGTGGTCAAACCCCTCTGAAGTTAGCCTTACCTCTGCAACGAGCCTTAGAAAAAACTACCCTAAAAACCAAGATTTGGGGAACTTCTCCCGACTCGATTGATATTGCTGAAGACCGAGAACGGTTTGAAAAAATTCTGCGGGAATTGAATATTTTGCAAGCCGAAAACGGTATGGCCCGCAGTTTCAAAGAAGCCTTAAAAGTGGCGAAGCGCATCGGATATCCGGTGGTTGTGCGTCCTTCCTATGTGTTAGGGGGACGGGCAATGGAAATCGTTTATTCTGATGAAGAATTGGAACGATATATGCTGTTTGCGGTTCATGTCGAACCCGATCACCCCATTTTAGTCGATCAGTTCCTGCAAAATGCCATAGAAGTTGATGTGGATGCGATCGCCGACCAACAGGGAAATGTTGTGATCGGTGGAATTATGGAACATATCGAACAGGCTGGAATTCACTCTGGGGACTCCGCTTGTTCGATTCCCTACCAAACCCTATCGGAAGCCGCCGTTACCACCATTCGCCGTCAAACCATTGAACTGGCCAAGGCGTTAAATGTGGTTGGGTTAATGAATATTCAGTTTGCGGTACAGGGGGAAAATGTGTTTATTTTAGAAGCAAATCCCCGGGCGTCTCGAACTGTTCCCTTTGTCTCTAAGGCGATTGGGGTTCCCTTAGCCAAAATTGCTTCCCGGGTGATGTCGGGTAAAAGTTTAATTGAATTGGGCTTTACCGAAGAAATAATTCCCACCCACGTTTCTGTGAAAGAAGCCGTGTTACCCTTTGCTAAATTCCCTGGTACGGATGTGCTGTTAGGGCCGGAAATGCGCTCTACAGGGGAAGTGATGGGGATTGATACCGAATTCGGCAAAGCCTTTGCCAAGGCAGAACTGGCCGCCGGACAGGTGTTACCCCTATCGGGGACGGTGTTTATTTCGGTGAATGAACGGGATAAACAGGCTATTGTTCCCGTGGTGCGGGATTTCTTGGCTTTAGGGTTCAAAGTTACCGCGACTATTGGGACTCGCAAAGTGCTTTGGGAAAATGAGGTGAAAGTGGAGATGGAGTTGAAACTGCACGAAGGACGGCCGAATATTTTGGATGCTATCAAAAACCAGGCGGTGCAGTTGGCTATTATTACTCCTTCTGGGGAGGAGTCCCGCAGTGATGGGATTCTGATTCGTCGTTCGGCTTTAGCCTACAAAATCCCGATTATTACAACTATTGCTGGGGCTAAGGCGACGGTGGCAGCGATTCATTCCTTAAAGTCTACTCCCCTGGAAGTGAAAGCGATTCAGGATTATTACATCTAA
- a CDS encoding hypothetical protein (conserved hypothetical protein) produces the protein MPRTPDEYVVHIMIEGGHREEIKFPTMQDFQVWYNKVLLPKFDSTEFVNVPIKQRAEDNNAKEYMVVRPSAIKAIRVEPVFNSSIDRRMVDEPDI, from the coding sequence ATGCCCAGAACGCCCGATGAATATGTAGTTCACATCATGATTGAGGGGGGTCATCGAGAAGAAATTAAGTTTCCCACGATGCAAGACTTTCAGGTGTGGTACAACAAAGTTTTACTGCCAAAATTTGATAGTACCGAATTTGTCAATGTTCCCATCAAACAACGGGCAGAAGATAATAATGCTAAAGAATATATGGTTGTTCGTCCGAGTGCGATTAAGGCTATTCGGGTGGAACCTGTATTTAACTCCAGTATTGACCGTCGCATGGTTGACGAACCCGATATTTAA
- the glk_1 gene encoding glucokinase: protein MNTVQVIGIDLGGTAIKLGCFAPDGTCYQSLTVPTPQPATPEAVLIAIVEAIAQIRKNVNNIVAIGLGTPGPVDGTGKIAKVAINLAGWQDVPLADWLEEKTGLPVILANDANCAGLGEAWLGAGRRFQNLILLTLGTGIGGAIILNGELFVGHQGAAAELGLISLNFDGPICNSGNRGSLEQYTSVQAIRRDTGLEPAELAEKALAGDEKAIEYWQEYGKLLGIGLANLIYVLTPEAIILGGGISAGADLFLPTMKAELEQRVLFSSREGLEILIAELGNQAGMIGAAKLAFQKFVKIEDQIDS from the coding sequence GTGAACACAGTGCAAGTTATTGGGATAGATTTAGGTGGGACGGCGATAAAATTGGGCTGTTTTGCACCGGATGGAACTTGTTATCAATCCTTAACGGTTCCCACACCTCAACCAGCGACACCGGAAGCGGTGTTAATAGCAATAGTTGAGGCTATAGCACAAATCAGGAAAAATGTCAATAATATTGTGGCAATTGGATTGGGAACTCCTGGGCCTGTGGATGGGACGGGAAAAATTGCCAAAGTAGCGATTAATTTAGCCGGATGGCAGGATGTTCCCTTAGCTGATTGGTTAGAAGAAAAAACGGGTTTACCTGTGATTTTAGCCAATGATGCTAACTGTGCGGGGTTAGGTGAAGCATGGTTAGGGGCGGGGAGACGGTTTCAAAATTTAATCCTATTAACATTAGGAACAGGCATTGGCGGGGCGATTATTTTAAATGGGGAATTATTTGTCGGACATCAGGGGGCGGCGGCGGAATTAGGATTAATTAGTCTTAATTTTGATGGCCCTATTTGTAATAGTGGAAATCGAGGTTCCTTAGAACAATATACCTCAGTTCAAGCTATTCGCCGGGATACGGGATTAGAACCCGCAGAATTAGCGGAAAAAGCCTTAGCAGGGGATGAAAAAGCTATAGAATATTGGCAAGAATACGGCAAGTTATTAGGGATAGGATTAGCGAATCTAATTTATGTATTAACCCCAGAAGCGATAATTTTAGGCGGGGGAATTAGTGCGGGGGCTGATTTATTTTTACCGACGATGAAAGCGGAATTAGAACAAAGAGTATTATTCAGTTCCAGAGAGGGGTTAGAAATATTAATTGCCGAATTAGGGAATCAAGCGGGAATGATTGGGGCGGCAAAATTAGCGTTTCAGAAGTTTGTTAAGATTGAGGATCAAATTGATTCATAA
- a CDS encoding putative secreted protein produces MDKPEIELISRRDFVKYCGGLGFALLANPSTSILDIIPTSTPHLTMQLDWKYNVQFAGLLLADYYGLYKQRGLKIEILPVNSDRNVFEQIAENPLILGCGEQDAILAAQVQGYPVKAIATMFQASPLGLMSIPEKNIHSLNNLVGQKVGIHGNIKKVMELIINANGLSPQDIEIVPISYQDKYDRLQSGELAAVQCYSVDEPIGFSYKTGIKPNILKFSDYGYDAYVQVIFAHQQLLDHHSEWVNQFLKASFAGWKLALDNINQAAQIVVDAYIKPDSEYHNLDYQTKSLQLIADYLTCGINPDQIGYISANRWQEMSEKLAQYGIIDRVPSLTDSLDSSLWLVA; encoded by the coding sequence ATGGATAAACCAGAAATAGAATTAATTTCGCGTCGAGACTTTGTAAAATATTGTGGGGGTTTGGGATTTGCGCTTTTAGCCAATCCTTCAACCTCTATTCTTGATATTATCCCAACCTCAACTCCCCATTTAACTATGCAGTTAGACTGGAAATATAATGTTCAATTTGCAGGGTTACTATTAGCAGATTATTATGGATTATATAAACAACGGGGATTAAAGATTGAGATTCTACCTGTAAATTCAGATAGAAATGTATTTGAACAAATAGCAGAAAATCCGTTAATATTAGGCTGTGGGGAACAGGATGCTATTTTAGCCGCCCAAGTGCAAGGATATCCGGTTAAAGCGATCGCAACTATGTTTCAAGCATCCCCTTTGGGGTTAATGTCTATTCCCGAAAAAAATATCCATTCTCTTAATAATTTGGTTGGGCAAAAAGTTGGGATTCATGGAAACATAAAAAAAGTCATGGAATTAATAATTAATGCCAATGGTTTATCACCTCAAGATATTGAAATTGTCCCGATTTCCTATCAGGATAAATATGATCGATTACAAAGTGGGGAATTAGCAGCCGTTCAATGTTATAGTGTTGATGAACCCATTGGTTTTAGCTATAAAACTGGAATTAAACCCAATATTTTAAAATTCAGCGATTATGGATATGATGCCTATGTGCAGGTAATTTTTGCCCATCAACAGTTATTAGACCATCATTCTGAATGGGTGAATCAGTTTTTAAAAGCATCTTTTGCCGGATGGAAATTAGCCCTAGATAATATTAATCAAGCCGCTCAAATTGTGGTTGATGCCTATATAAAACCCGATAGTGAATATCACAATTTAGATTATCAAACCAAATCTTTACAGTTAATTGCTGATTATCTTACCTGCGGAATTAACCCCGATCAAATTGGTTATATTTCGGCAAACCGTTGGCAAGAAATGTCTGAAAAACTGGCTCAATATGGTATAATTGATCGGGTTCCATCATTAACAGATTCCTTGGATTCTAGCCTATGGTTAGTGGCTTAA